The following proteins are co-located in the Pseudoalteromonas sp. N1230-9 genome:
- the pdhR gene encoding pyruvate dehydrogenase complex transcriptional repressor PdhR gives MSLKIKAAKLSDVILQQLENMILEGSLAPGEKLPPERELAKQFEVSRPSLREAIQKLEAKGLVTRRQGGGTFVKNQLEEGLTDPLFDLISKHPESQFDLLEFRHALEGIAAYYAAMRGTTNDFKKVKQSFDNIALVNDDIVQKAKAINAFHFSVAEASHNVVLLHLVRGMQALLEQNVLQNLTVLLKKPHISQKLAEHRQFLMDAVIEGNPEQARLASNAHLAFIEEALLEAGKEHSRIERSLRRTKQH, from the coding sequence ATGTCTTTAAAAATTAAAGCTGCAAAATTATCTGATGTAATTTTACAACAACTTGAGAATATGATTCTTGAGGGGTCGTTAGCACCAGGCGAAAAGTTGCCTCCTGAGCGTGAGTTAGCGAAACAGTTTGAAGTGTCGCGTCCCTCTTTGCGTGAAGCGATTCAAAAGCTAGAAGCGAAAGGTTTGGTAACGCGCCGTCAGGGTGGCGGGACATTTGTAAAAAATCAGCTTGAAGAAGGGCTTACTGATCCACTCTTTGATTTGATTAGTAAACATCCCGAGTCACAATTTGATTTACTTGAATTTCGTCATGCACTAGAGGGGATTGCTGCTTATTATGCTGCGATGCGCGGCACGACGAATGATTTCAAAAAAGTAAAACAGAGTTTTGACAATATTGCGCTTGTGAATGATGACATTGTACAAAAAGCGAAAGCAATTAATGCTTTTCATTTTAGTGTCGCTGAAGCATCACACAATGTTGTATTACTGCATTTAGTACGTGGTATGCAGGCATTGCTTGAACAAAATGTATTACAGAATTTAACTGTATTGTTAAAAAAACCACATATTAGTCAAAAGCTTGCTGAGCACAGACAGTTTTTGATGGATGCGGTTATAGAAGGAAACCCAGAGCAAGCACGTCTTGCTAGTAATGCTCACTTAGCCTTTATCGAAGAAGCCTTACTTGAGGCTGGCAAAGAGCATTCGCGGATTGAACGTAGTTTAAGACGCACCAAACAACATTAA
- the lpdA gene encoding dihydrolipoyl dehydrogenase: MSNELKTQVVVLGGGPGGYSAAFRAADLGLEVTLVESRNTLGGVCLNVGCIPSKALLHVAKVIDDAAEMSSHGVTFGKPEIDLDKIRDWKESVIGQLTGGLDGMAKMRKVKVVSGYGKFTGSNTLAVEGEDGTTTITFDNAIIAAGSQPVNLPFIPEDDRVIDSTGALELKDVPEKLLVLGGGIIGLEMGTVYRALGSEIDVVEFADQLVPAADKDVIKIYQKYVKNKFNVMLSTKVTGVEAKDDGLYVTFEGKNAPAEPVRYDKVLVAVGRTPNGKLLDADKAGVNVDERGFINVDKQLKTNVDHIFAIGDIVGQPMLAHKAVHEAHVAAEVISGQKHFFDPKCIPSIAYTDPEIAWVGVTEKEAKEQGLSIETAVFPWAASGRAIASARTEGQTKLIFDKDSGRVIGGAMVGINAGEMLGEIGLAVEMGADGEDLALTIHAHPTLNESIGLAAEIFEGSITDLPNKKAVKKK, from the coding sequence ATGAGCAACGAATTAAAAACTCAAGTTGTTGTACTAGGCGGTGGTCCTGGTGGTTATTCTGCGGCTTTCCGCGCTGCTGACTTGGGCTTAGAAGTTACATTGGTAGAATCTCGCAACACATTAGGTGGTGTTTGTCTTAATGTGGGTTGTATTCCTTCAAAAGCACTTTTACACGTAGCTAAAGTGATTGATGACGCGGCAGAAATGTCATCTCACGGCGTTACTTTTGGTAAGCCTGAAATCGACCTAGATAAAATCCGTGATTGGAAAGAGTCTGTAATTGGTCAGTTAACTGGCGGCCTAGACGGCATGGCTAAAATGCGTAAAGTGAAAGTAGTAAGTGGCTACGGTAAGTTCACTGGTAGCAACACACTTGCTGTTGAAGGTGAAGACGGTACAACAACTATCACATTCGATAATGCTATTATTGCAGCGGGTTCTCAGCCTGTTAACTTACCTTTCATCCCTGAAGATGACCGTGTAATCGATTCAACTGGCGCGCTTGAGCTTAAAGACGTACCTGAGAAACTACTTGTTTTAGGTGGTGGCATCATTGGTCTTGAAATGGGTACTGTATACCGTGCACTAGGTTCTGAAATCGACGTAGTTGAGTTTGCTGATCAATTAGTTCCAGCAGCTGATAAAGACGTTATCAAGATTTACCAAAAATACGTTAAGAACAAGTTTAACGTAATGCTATCTACTAAAGTAACTGGCGTTGAAGCAAAAGACGACGGTTTATATGTAACATTTGAAGGTAAAAATGCTCCGGCTGAACCTGTTCGTTACGACAAAGTACTTGTTGCTGTTGGCCGTACACCAAACGGTAAACTACTTGATGCTGACAAAGCAGGTGTTAATGTTGATGAGCGTGGCTTCATCAATGTTGATAAGCAGCTTAAAACAAACGTTGATCACATCTTCGCTATCGGTGACATCGTTGGTCAACCTATGCTTGCGCACAAAGCGGTTCACGAAGCTCACGTTGCTGCAGAAGTTATTTCTGGTCAGAAACATTTCTTCGATCCTAAGTGCATTCCTTCAATCGCATACACAGATCCAGAAATCGCATGGGTTGGTGTAACTGAGAAAGAAGCGAAAGAGCAGGGCTTAAGCATCGAAACTGCTGTATTCCCTTGGGCTGCTTCTGGTCGTGCAATCGCTTCAGCACGTACCGAAGGTCAAACTAAGCTAATCTTCGATAAAGACTCAGGTCGTGTTATCGGTGGTGCTATGGTTGGTATCAACGCAGGTGAAATGCTAGGTGAAATCGGCTTAGCAGTTGAAATGGGCGCAGACGGTGAAGACCTAGCGTTAACTATTCACGCTCACCCAACGTTAAACGAATCAATCGGTCTAGCTGCTGAAATCTTCGAAGGTTCAATCACTGACCTTCCAAACAAAAAAGCAGTTAAAAAGAAGTAA
- the ampE gene encoding beta-lactamase regulator AmpE translates to MILISIIIALVIERLGARADYWQISHYANSYLTLSNKQLSKKGLFYSPIGFLIWLMLPVLAIAIVFQLSDSIIWQLAINVVVLLVCFGCAKQRALYKSYLNALTRNDLEAASLYALQIGQKKLEDEPQGETFGQTLAWLNFRFYCAVIFWFVILGVPGAVLYALVRTYADKVRDDHRVIYAKRFKLIHTLLFWLDWLPARVASFGYLVIGNFNKGTSCWLKYVLDFSVSNRKVVTQTALAAEQIEQQHFGCTYEATCMMKLVKRNVLFFLVIIAALTLFGGLA, encoded by the coding sequence ATGATCTTAATTTCAATCATTATTGCGCTAGTCATAGAGCGTTTGGGCGCGCGTGCTGATTATTGGCAAATTAGTCATTATGCAAATAGTTACCTAACGCTTTCAAATAAGCAGCTGTCGAAGAAGGGGTTATTTTACTCTCCAATTGGCTTTTTAATTTGGCTGATGTTACCAGTACTTGCAATTGCCATTGTTTTTCAGTTATCTGATTCAATTATTTGGCAATTAGCGATTAATGTTGTGGTGTTGTTGGTGTGTTTTGGCTGTGCTAAACAGCGGGCACTTTATAAGTCGTACTTAAATGCATTAACACGCAATGACCTTGAAGCGGCAAGTTTATATGCACTACAAATCGGGCAAAAGAAGCTTGAAGATGAGCCGCAAGGCGAAACCTTCGGCCAAACATTAGCATGGCTTAACTTTCGGTTTTATTGCGCAGTGATATTTTGGTTTGTCATTTTAGGTGTGCCTGGTGCTGTGTTGTACGCATTAGTGCGTACTTATGCTGATAAAGTGCGGGATGACCATCGTGTAATTTATGCAAAGCGTTTCAAACTTATTCACACATTACTATTTTGGCTTGATTGGTTACCTGCACGTGTTGCGAGCTTTGGTTACTTAGTAATTGGTAACTTTAATAAAGGAACCAGTTGTTGGCTTAAGTATGTTTTAGATTTTTCAGTAAGCAACCGCAAAGTAGTGACGCAAACAGCCCTTGCAGCCGAACAAATTGAGCAACAACATTTTGGTTGTACTTACGAAGCAACTTGTATGATGAAATTAGTAAAACGAAACGTCTTGTTCTTTTTAGTGATCATCGCCGCATTGACCTTGTTTGGTGGCTTAGCGTAG
- a CDS encoding tRNA-uridine aminocarboxypropyltransferase, translating to MAESRREFKARGAKLTRCERCLLAEHYCICEGVEQAECNAAVCLLMYHNESFKPSNTGRLIAEIVPDNHAFKWDRTNPDEALLSLLADSQYQPMVIFPASDVDDEERVITEVTPVDGKRPLFIFLDGTWREAKKMIRKSPYLDNLPVLSITPEKLSDYRLRVAPHEHQLGTAEVAIMVLALAGEVAATQKLEEHFIKFRDAYLLGKRNKGRPE from the coding sequence ATGGCTGAGTCGCGTCGTGAATTTAAAGCTCGTGGCGCAAAGCTAACACGGTGTGAGCGCTGTCTGCTTGCTGAGCATTATTGTATTTGTGAAGGTGTTGAACAGGCCGAGTGTAATGCGGCAGTCTGCTTACTTATGTACCACAATGAGAGTTTTAAACCGTCAAATACTGGCCGTTTAATTGCTGAAATCGTGCCAGATAATCATGCCTTTAAATGGGATAGAACAAACCCAGATGAAGCCTTACTGAGCTTGTTGGCAGACTCACAATATCAGCCTATGGTTATTTTTCCTGCCAGTGATGTAGATGATGAAGAGCGCGTGATCACCGAAGTAACCCCTGTGGATGGCAAGCGCCCATTGTTTATCTTCTTAGATGGTACTTGGCGCGAAGCGAAGAAGATGATCCGTAAAAGTCCTTATTTAGATAATTTGCCTGTTCTTTCAATTACGCCTGAAAAGCTCTCGGATTACCGATTGCGTGTTGCCCCACATGAACATCAGCTTGGTACCGCAGAGGTTGCTATTATGGTGCTTGCGCTTGCAGGTGAAGTGGCTGCTACGCAAAAGCTAGAAGAACATTTTATTAAGTTCAGAGATGCTTATTTACTTGGTAAGCGAAATAAAGGGCGACCGGAATAA
- a CDS encoding pilin, protein MTQQKQQGFTLIELMIVVAIIGILAAVALPAYQNYTKKAYFSEVILATAPYKAGVQTCILTNPIADCDTGVNGIPATTSTNVVASVSVTDGVILVTPNATNGILATDTYTLTPVGATNAGDQITSWTETCANGLYC, encoded by the coding sequence ATGACACAACAAAAGCAACAGGGTTTCACCCTAATTGAATTAATGATTGTAGTAGCAATCATCGGTATTTTGGCTGCAGTAGCACTGCCTGCTTATCAAAATTATACAAAGAAGGCTTACTTCTCTGAAGTTATTCTCGCAACAGCCCCTTACAAAGCAGGGGTACAAACTTGCATCCTAACAAACCCAATAGCGGATTGTGATACAGGTGTTAATGGTATTCCTGCCACTACATCTACTAACGTTGTAGCTTCAGTATCGGTAACTGATGGAGTTATCTTAGTAACGCCTAATGCGACTAATGGTATCCTTGCTACTGATACTTACACTCTAACACCTGTTGGTGCTACAAATGCTGGTGATCAAATCACTAGTTGGACAGAGACTTGTGCTAACGGTTTATACTGTTAA
- the nadC gene encoding carboxylating nicotinate-nucleotide diphosphorylase — MSVPHSLISQLVKLALDEDLNYQSANDGDITAQLIPENEQANAKVITREDCVFCGKDIILEVFKQVDESVKVDVLVNDGDTVAANSTLFTASGSARAILTAERTALNFVQTLSGTATTTAHYVKELAGTTTQLLDTRKTIPSLRALQKYAVKCGGGANHRIGLFDAFLIKENHIAACGGIDKAVAQAKLNHPSKPVEVEVESLNELEQAIDAGADIIMLDNFSVEQIQQAVVITDKRAKLEVSGNMTLETLKTYSQAGVDFISSGALTKNLQSIDLSMRFNA; from the coding sequence ATGTCTGTTCCCCACTCTTTAATTAGCCAGTTAGTTAAACTTGCGCTAGATGAAGACCTTAATTACCAATCAGCAAATGACGGTGATATCACCGCACAGCTTATTCCAGAAAATGAACAAGCCAATGCCAAAGTGATTACTCGCGAAGACTGCGTGTTTTGTGGTAAAGACATCATTTTAGAAGTGTTTAAACAGGTCGATGAATCTGTAAAGGTGGATGTGTTAGTCAACGATGGCGACACCGTTGCAGCCAACAGCACCTTATTTACAGCCAGTGGTTCTGCCCGTGCGATTTTAACAGCTGAGCGCACAGCACTTAATTTTGTGCAAACACTCTCAGGCACAGCCACAACCACAGCACATTATGTAAAAGAACTTGCAGGCACCACAACTCAACTATTGGATACCCGCAAAACCATTCCAAGCTTACGCGCACTACAAAAATATGCAGTAAAATGCGGTGGCGGCGCCAATCATCGAATTGGATTGTTCGACGCATTCCTTATTAAAGAAAACCATATTGCGGCTTGCGGCGGCATTGATAAAGCGGTTGCTCAAGCTAAATTGAATCACCCAAGCAAACCTGTTGAGGTTGAAGTTGAATCTTTAAATGAGCTTGAGCAAGCCATTGATGCTGGCGCTGATATCATTATGCTTGATAACTTTAGCGTTGAGCAAATTCAACAAGCAGTGGTAATAACTGACAAGCGTGCCAAGTTAGAAGTGTCTGGCAATATGACCCTTGAAACACTGAAAACCTACTCACAAGCAGGGGTTGATTTTATATCAAGCGGCGCACTTACAAAAAATTTACAATCAATCGACTTATCAATGCGTTTTAACGCCTAA
- the aceF gene encoding pyruvate dehydrogenase complex dihydrolipoyllysine-residue acetyltransferase gives MSIEINVPDIGGDEVEVTEILVSVGDKVEVDQSLLTVEGDKASMEVPAAQAGTVKEIKVAEGDTVTTGSLIMIFEGEEQASASSETKEEAKAEPAKQSSGSASQEVTVPDIGDDEVEVTEIMVAVGDTVEEEQSLLSVEGDKASMEVPAPFAGTVKEIKIATGDKVQTGSLIFVFETASSGSEAPAAESAPAEEAPAETASSTKEVNVPDIGGDEVEVTEVMVSVGDKVEEDQSILNVEGDKASMEVPAPFAGTVKEIKVAAGDKVSTGSLIFVFEVAGIAKAAPEAKKESAPAPKAESAPAAKPAAAKASKEEFADNKAYAHASPVVRRLAREFGINLANVKGTGRKNRVVKEDVQNYVKELVKQVESGNAGKGNAGGGELGLIPWPKVDFAKFGEIEEKKLSRIQKLSGANLHRNWVQIPHVTQFDEADITSLEAFRKEQNALAEKKKLGVKITPLVFVMKAAAKALAEFPTFNSSLSEDGESLILKKYINIGVAVDTPNGLVVPVFKDVDKKGIIELSRELMEVSAKARDGKLTSSDMQGGCFTISSLGGIGGTAFTPIVNAPEVAILGVSKSEMKPKWNGKEFEPKLMVPLSMSYDHRVIDGALAARFTVTLASYMSDIRQLVM, from the coding sequence ATGAGTATTGAAATTAATGTACCAGATATCGGTGGCGATGAAGTTGAAGTAACCGAAATCCTTGTTAGCGTTGGCGATAAGGTTGAGGTTGACCAATCATTATTAACGGTTGAAGGTGATAAAGCATCAATGGAAGTACCTGCTGCACAAGCAGGTACGGTTAAAGAGATTAAAGTTGCTGAAGGTGACACGGTGACAACCGGTTCACTTATTATGATCTTCGAAGGTGAAGAACAAGCTTCTGCATCTTCTGAAACAAAAGAAGAAGCTAAAGCCGAGCCTGCTAAGCAATCTTCAGGTTCAGCGTCACAAGAAGTAACTGTACCAGATATCGGCGATGATGAAGTTGAAGTAACGGAAATCATGGTTGCGGTAGGTGACACAGTTGAAGAAGAGCAATCTTTACTAAGCGTTGAAGGCGATAAAGCATCAATGGAAGTACCAGCACCATTTGCAGGTACTGTTAAAGAGATCAAAATCGCGACAGGCGATAAAGTGCAAACTGGCTCTTTAATCTTCGTTTTTGAAACTGCATCAAGTGGCTCTGAGGCGCCTGCTGCTGAGTCTGCACCAGCAGAAGAAGCGCCAGCTGAAACGGCATCAAGCACTAAAGAAGTAAACGTGCCTGATATCGGCGGTGATGAAGTTGAAGTTACCGAAGTGATGGTATCTGTAGGCGATAAGGTTGAAGAAGATCAATCAATCTTAAACGTTGAAGGCGATAAAGCATCAATGGAAGTACCTGCGCCATTTGCTGGTACGGTTAAAGAAATTAAAGTAGCAGCGGGCGATAAAGTATCAACTGGCTCACTTATCTTTGTATTTGAAGTTGCTGGTATTGCTAAAGCAGCGCCAGAAGCTAAAAAAGAGTCAGCACCTGCACCAAAGGCTGAATCTGCACCTGCAGCAAAACCAGCTGCAGCTAAAGCAAGCAAAGAAGAGTTTGCTGATAACAAAGCGTATGCTCATGCATCGCCTGTTGTACGTCGTTTAGCGCGTGAATTTGGTATTAACCTAGCAAACGTAAAAGGCACAGGTCGTAAAAATCGTGTTGTCAAAGAAGACGTGCAAAACTATGTTAAAGAGCTAGTTAAGCAAGTTGAATCAGGTAATGCTGGCAAAGGCAATGCTGGTGGCGGTGAGTTAGGTCTTATCCCGTGGCCGAAAGTTGATTTTGCTAAATTTGGTGAAATCGAAGAGAAGAAACTTTCTCGTATTCAAAAACTTTCAGGTGCTAACTTACATCGTAACTGGGTGCAAATCCCGCACGTTACACAGTTTGATGAAGCGGATATCACAAGCTTAGAAGCATTCCGTAAAGAGCAAAACGCCCTTGCTGAGAAGAAAAAGCTCGGTGTTAAAATCACGCCACTGGTATTTGTGATGAAAGCGGCGGCTAAAGCCCTTGCTGAATTCCCAACGTTTAACTCTTCACTGTCTGAAGATGGTGAAAGCTTAATCTTGAAAAAGTACATCAATATCGGTGTTGCCGTTGATACGCCAAACGGTTTAGTTGTTCCGGTATTCAAAGATGTTGATAAGAAAGGCATCATTGAACTTTCTCGTGAGTTAATGGAAGTGTCGGCTAAAGCACGTGATGGCAAGCTAACGTCATCTGATATGCAAGGCGGTTGTTTCACAATTTCAAGCCTTGGTGGTATCGGTGGTACAGCATTTACACCTATCGTGAATGCACCTGAAGTCGCAATTTTAGGTGTCTCTAAATCAGAGATGAAGCCTAAGTGGAATGGCAAAGAATTTGAGCCTAAGTTAATGGTTCCATTATCAATGTCATACGACCATAGGGTAATTGACGGTGCCTTAGCAGCACGCTTTACTGTGACGCTAGCAAGCTACATGAGCGATATTCGCCAGCTTGTGATGTAA
- the aceE gene encoding pyruvate dehydrogenase (acetyl-transferring), homodimeric type, translating into MSEVNKIDVDALETQEWLQALESVVREEGVERAQFLLEQVLEQARLDGVDMPTGTTTNYVNTIPVDQEPAYPGDVNVERRIRSIIRWNAIMIVLRASKKDLDLGGHMASYQSSAAFYEVCFNHFFKAPNDVDGGDLVYYQGHISPGIYARAFVEGRLTAEQLDNFRQEVDGKGLPSYPHPKLMPEFWQFPTVSMGLGPIASIYQARFLKYLDGRGLKDTKNQRVYAFLGDGEMDEPESRGAISFAAREKLDNLCYLINCNLQRLDGPVMGNGKIIQELEGLFKGAGWNVIKVVWGSGWDILLAKDTTGKLLQLMNETIDGDYQTYKAKDGAYVREHFFGRYPETAALVADMTDEEIFALKRGGHEPSKLYAAFKKAEETKDRPTVILAKTVKGYGMGEAAEGKNIAHQVKKMDMTHVEHLRSRLGLQDLVSDEEIKDLPYLTLEEGSEEYKYLHARRDALQGYTPKRIPKFSESLTLPEVDAFKPLLEEQKRDISTTMGFVRALNVLLKDKGIGKNIVPIIADEARTFGMEGLFRQIGIYNPHGQNYTPQDRDIVSYYKEATSGQVLQEGINELGAMSSWVAAATSYSTNDLPMIPFYIYYSMFGFQRVGDMAWMAGDQQARGFLLGATAGRTTLNGEGLQHEDGHSHILANTVPNCISYDPTFAYEVAVIMQDGIRRMYGEDQENVFYYLTLMNENYHQPAMPEGAEEGIRKGIYKLETVAGDKAKVQLLGSGTIMIEVRKAAQILSEEYGIGSDVFSVTSFNELTRDGQDAERFNMLNPEAEQKTAYITNVLGDSVTVAATDYMKNYAEQVRSFVPSSNYKVLGTDGYGRSDSRENLRRHFEVNAGYVVVATLSELAKRGEVEKSVVVEAIKKFDIDTNKVNPLYA; encoded by the coding sequence ATGTCTGAAGTCAATAAAATTGACGTAGACGCGCTAGAAACACAAGAGTGGTTACAAGCCCTTGAATCTGTTGTGCGTGAAGAAGGTGTAGAACGTGCTCAATTTTTACTTGAGCAAGTGTTAGAGCAAGCCCGTTTAGACGGTGTTGATATGCCTACTGGCACAACTACTAACTACGTTAATACCATTCCAGTAGATCAAGAACCGGCGTATCCGGGCGATGTAAATGTTGAACGCCGTATTCGTTCAATCATCCGTTGGAATGCGATCATGATCGTATTACGTGCGTCGAAAAAAGATCTAGACTTAGGCGGCCATATGGCTTCTTACCAGTCTTCTGCTGCATTCTATGAAGTATGTTTTAACCACTTCTTCAAAGCACCAAACGATGTAGATGGCGGTGACTTAGTTTATTATCAAGGTCACATTTCTCCTGGTATTTATGCCCGTGCATTTGTTGAAGGTCGTTTAACGGCTGAGCAGCTTGATAACTTCCGTCAAGAAGTTGATGGTAAAGGTCTTCCTTCATACCCACACCCTAAATTAATGCCTGAATTCTGGCAGTTCCCTACGGTATCAATGGGTCTTGGTCCAATTGCATCTATCTACCAAGCGCGTTTCTTAAAATACCTCGATGGTCGTGGCTTAAAAGACACTAAAAACCAACGTGTGTACGCTTTCTTAGGCGACGGTGAGATGGATGAGCCAGAATCACGTGGTGCAATCTCATTCGCTGCGCGTGAGAAGCTAGATAACCTATGTTACCTAATCAACTGTAACTTACAGCGTTTAGATGGCCCAGTAATGGGTAATGGTAAGATCATTCAAGAGCTTGAAGGCCTATTCAAAGGTGCAGGCTGGAATGTAATTAAAGTTGTATGGGGTAGTGGTTGGGATATCCTACTTGCTAAAGATACAACAGGTAAATTACTACAGTTAATGAACGAAACCATTGACGGTGATTACCAAACATATAAAGCGAAAGACGGTGCATACGTTCGTGAACACTTCTTTGGTCGTTACCCAGAAACAGCAGCACTTGTTGCAGATATGACTGATGAAGAAATCTTCGCACTTAAGCGTGGTGGTCATGAGCCATCAAAACTTTACGCTGCATTCAAAAAAGCGGAAGAAACCAAAGACCGTCCAACGGTTATCCTTGCTAAAACTGTAAAAGGTTACGGCATGGGTGAAGCGGCTGAAGGTAAAAACATCGCGCACCAAGTTAAGAAAATGGATATGACCCATGTTGAGCACCTACGTTCACGTTTAGGTCTACAAGACTTAGTTTCTGATGAAGAAATTAAAGACTTACCATATCTAACACTTGAAGAAGGCTCTGAAGAGTACAAGTATCTTCACGCTCGTCGTGATGCGCTACAAGGTTACACACCTAAGCGTATTCCTAAGTTTTCTGAAAGCTTAACATTGCCAGAAGTTGATGCGTTCAAGCCACTACTTGAAGAGCAAAAACGTGACATCTCTACAACAATGGGCTTTGTACGTGCACTTAACGTGTTACTAAAAGACAAAGGCATTGGTAAAAACATCGTGCCTATCATTGCTGATGAAGCGCGTACATTTGGTATGGAAGGTTTATTCCGTCAAATCGGTATTTATAACCCGCATGGCCAAAACTATACGCCGCAAGACCGTGACATCGTTTCTTACTACAAAGAAGCAACATCAGGTCAGGTACTACAAGAAGGTATCAACGAATTAGGTGCAATGTCATCATGGGTTGCTGCTGCAACATCATACAGCACTAACGATTTACCAATGATCCCATTCTACATCTACTACTCAATGTTTGGCTTCCAACGTGTAGGTGATATGGCGTGGATGGCTGGTGACCAACAGGCACGTGGTTTCTTACTCGGTGCTACGGCAGGTCGTACTACATTAAACGGTGAAGGTTTACAGCATGAAGATGGTCACAGCCACATTCTTGCTAACACAGTCCCTAACTGTATTTCTTATGACCCAACGTTCGCATACGAAGTAGCGGTCATCATGCAAGACGGTATCCGTCGCATGTACGGTGAAGATCAAGAAAATGTGTTCTACTACCTAACGCTGATGAACGAAAACTACCATCAACCAGCAATGCCAGAAGGCGCAGAAGAAGGTATTCGTAAAGGTATTTACAAACTTGAAACTGTCGCTGGCGATAAAGCAAAAGTGCAGTTACTAGGTTCAGGTACTATCATGATTGAAGTACGTAAAGCAGCACAGATCCTGAGCGAAGAGTATGGCATTGGTTCAGATGTATTCTCTGTAACCTCATTCAATGAGTTAACACGTGATGGTCAAGACGCTGAGCGTTTCAACATGCTTAACCCAGAAGCAGAGCAAAAAACTGCTTACATCACCAATGTATTAGGTGACTCTGTGACTGTTGCAGCAACAGACTACATGAAGAACTATGCTGAGCAAGTTCGTTCATTTGTACCAAGCAGCAACTATAAAGTATTGGGTACAGATGGCTACGGTCGTTCGGATAGCCGTGAAAACCTACGTCGTCACTTTGAAGTTAATGCGGGCTATGTTGTGGTTGCAACATTATCTGAGCTTGCTAAACGTGGTGAAGTTGAAAAGTCTGTGGTTGTTGAAGCAATCAAGAAATTCGACATCGACACAAACAAAGTAAACCCGCTATACGCATAA
- the ampD gene encoding 1,6-anhydro-N-acetylmuramyl-L-alanine amidase AmpD, which yields MYIDDLGRLNTVLQRPSSHCDERPHGEVSLLVIHNISLPAGQFLTPYVDDLFMGCIDCNAHETFSDLQGLRVSAHCFIRRTGEVIQYVPFEKRAWHAGLSMFEGREQCNDFSVGIELEGTDKTPYTQAQYNALQSLTKALIYKYPVITRSRIVGHCDIAPGRKTDPGESFDWQYYFDLVF from the coding sequence ATGTATATAGATGACCTAGGTCGATTAAACACGGTATTACAGCGCCCATCTAGTCATTGTGATGAACGCCCACACGGTGAAGTCTCGTTGCTTGTTATACATAATATTTCATTGCCAGCAGGGCAGTTTTTAACCCCTTATGTTGACGATTTATTTATGGGCTGTATTGATTGCAATGCCCATGAAACGTTTAGTGATTTACAGGGGCTTAGGGTCTCGGCCCATTGTTTTATTCGTCGTACAGGTGAGGTTATTCAATATGTGCCTTTTGAAAAGCGAGCTTGGCATGCAGGTCTTTCAATGTTTGAAGGACGAGAGCAGTGTAACGATTTTAGCGTGGGGATTGAGCTTGAAGGAACAGATAAAACCCCCTATACCCAAGCACAATATAATGCATTACAATCACTAACAAAGGCGTTAATTTATAAGTATCCAGTTATTACACGCTCACGCATTGTTGGGCATTGCGATATTGCTCCTGGTCGCAAGACGGATCCTGGCGAGAGCTTCGATTGGCAATATTATTTTGATTTAGTGTTTTAA